From the genome of Saccopteryx bilineata isolate mSacBil1 chromosome 6, mSacBil1_pri_phased_curated, whole genome shotgun sequence, one region includes:
- the ANGPT4 gene encoding angiopoietin-4 isoform X3, which produces MLSWPAMLLAGLLLTVATMTAAQRRGQEAGGRRRAHRVQQGQCSYTFVLPEPEPCPPGPETFRGSNSLQRDSPATALNLGEWSAQRVRQLEKVLENNTQWLQKLERYIQMNLRSELAQVQQHMVQNQTATILELGTSLLSQTTAQTRKLTDVEAQVLNQTSRMEIQLLETSLSTNKLEKQLLLQGHELHQLQGHNSVLETRVQALETQQQAELAGLRGEKERLRRLLSRQNGALAGLERSLRAASSNSSLLQRQQRRLLESVQRLVRVVAQGPASVRAPEQVFQDCVEIQRSGANASGVYTIHVANMTEPRKVFCDMEASGGGWTLIQRRENGSVNFQRNWEEYKQGFGDPAGEHWLGNELVHQLTSRAAYSLRVELQDWDGSEAHAQYEHFRLGSEAQLYR; this is translated from the exons ATGCTCTCCTGGCCAGCCATGCTGCTGGCTGGCCTCCTCCTCACGGTGGCCACCATGACTGCGGCCCAGCGGAGGGGGCAGGAGGCCGGAGGGCGCCGCCGGGCGCACCGGGTCCAGCAGGGCCAGTGCAGCTACACCTTCGTGCTGCCCGAGCCCGAACCCTGCCCTCCGGGGCCCGAGACCTTCCGGGGCTCCAACAGCCTCCAGAGGGACTCGCCAGCCACGGCGCTGAACCTCGGCGAGTGGTCTGCCCAGCGGGTGCGACAGCTGGAGAAGGTTCTGGAGAACAACACGCAATGGCTGCAGAAG CTAGAAAGGTACATCCAGATGAACTTGAGGTCGGAGCTGGCGCAGGTCCAGCAGCACATGGTCCAGAACCAGACGGCCACCATCCTGGAGCTGGGCACCAGCCTCCTGAGCCAGACCACCGCCCAGACCCGCAAGCTGACGGACGTGGAGGCCCAG GTGCTGAACCAGACGTCAAGGATGGAGATCCAGCTGCTGGAGACGTCACTGTCCACCAacaagctggagaagcagctgttgCTGCAGGGCCACGAGCTCCACCAGCTGCAGGGCCACAACAG CGTGCTGGAGACGCGCGTGCAAGCCCTGGAGACGCAGCAGCAGGCGGAGCTGGCCGGCCTCCGCGGGGAGAAGGAGCGGCTGCGGCGCCTGCTGAGCCGCCAGAACGGCGCCCTGGCCGGCCTCGAGCGCAGCCTGCGCGCCGCCAGCAGCAACTCCAGCCTCCTGCAGCGCCAGCAGCGCCGGCTGCTGGAGTCGGTGCAGCGCCTGGTGCGCGTGGTGGCGCAGGGCCCGG CCTCCGTGAGGGCCCCTGAGCAGGTGTTCCAGGACTGTGTGGAGATCCAGCGCTCCGGGGCCAATGCCAGTGGCGTCTACACCATCCATGTGGCCAATATGACAGAGCCCAGGAAG GTCTTCTGTGACATGGAGGCCAGTGGCGGAGGCTGGACCCTCATCCAGCGCCGTGAGAACGGCAGTGTGAATTTCCAGCGGAACTGGGAAGAGTACAAACAG GGCTTCGGGGACCCGGCGGGGGAGCACTGGTTGGGCAACGAGCTGGTGCACCAGCTCACCAGCAGGGCAGCCTACTCTCTGCGCGTGGAGCTGCAGGACTGGGACGGCAGCGAGGCCCACGCCCAGTATGAGCACTTCCGGCTGGGCAGCGAGGCGCAGCTGTACAG